CTTCTTCACCAGATGCATCATAGATAAAAGCAAAAACATCGACATCCTTGATCAAACTTTTAGCAGTGCTCTTAATCTCTCCGTCCAAGATATAACATCCAGAACGGTAGCCCTTGGGCTGCTTAGACGCCGGATCAGCTGTATCACATTTGACAAGGTTAAGCTGACTTAACTCGAGATTAAGCGCTTCAACAGAAGGGACGAGTAGGGAAAAAGACAGGAAGAGGACTAAAAATATTGAAAAAAACCTGCTTTTCAGAGAGTCCATAACAAATTGAATATCGTTTGCACACTGATGCATATAAGGAAAATCGGCAAACGCTAATTACCCAAGGCTTGTATCGATTGAATCACTTGCTTTGCGCAACGCAGGGGATTAAGCAGCGTGAAATAGGCACATTAATTCAGAACTATGGAGATGATACTGAGTATGTCAAATAAATTTTCCAAAAGACATCAGTAATCGTGGATTAATGCTTTGAATAGAAGCCACGTCGCTCAACGTATCTCTTGAAATCTTTTGATTCATATAACCAAAATTTTTCCTTATCAAGAACGAAGCCCTCAGCAAGGGCAATTGCAATCACATGATCTTCATTATTGGCCGTACTGACTTTTTGCTGAAGACTCTGATCCTCTTTTAGACGAGAAAGAAAGGAGCAAAGATCCTGCTCAGACTGCTGACATTGCTTAAATCTGCCCATATAAAAGGGGACTGAATTGTGAAGCATCACATAACTGAATAAACTTGACTAACGATACAAGCAATGAACACACTAATGCATCCCAAACAAATATCTTATATTAAGATCTTTACGTCAATTATTTAGATTTACTGAGCACTATATAACGAGGCTTGATCAAAACAAAGCGCAACAATGAAAACAAAGATCAATCAATTTCAAACCATTTCGATGAATCAGAAGCTAGTGAGTAGATCTCAAAAGCTACTGAACTTGTAAGCATCTAACTGTTGATTGGCATGACAGGATCGATGGTCCAGCGCCTGCCTCCCATGCGATCATCTTCTGAATAGCAATTGGCCAATAAATCTCCACTGGCACTGCGAACCATACATTCAAGGCCGTCGTTGGTTGTAATAAAGCTAGAAGAATTAGGACAAACAAGTTTAGCCAAATCATCACTCATGCTTTTGACAATTTGATCCCAAATAAAATCAATATTATCATCAGAAGAGGCGGCAAAGTGCATAAAGCAGCAATTAGAATTTAATCATCGTAAAGAGATCGACGAATCGGGCAATGATCAGATGTGCAGATGAGGTGCATCTTATGATCAATACGAGACTAAACCTGTAACCAAGGTCGGTTTAAAGCACTATTAATGACAGACAATTGCAAGCAAAAGGCAAAACCTATCGACTAAGTACTAATTTATAGTTACTTTTTGATCCTTGACGCAACCTTCATGTAGTCGAAACCATCTAAATCATCGATCTCTTGCGGTGCGAAGCCCTGTGGTTGCACGGTTTTAGCCATACCGAGAAACTCACTGATGTATCCACGTCGAAGAGTTCGTGCAGGAATGCGCTTAGGAGAAAGGTCGCTGATGATGAAGCACGCGATTGTAGTCATTATAGAACTTCATGAATTCATACGAAGAACGTTTTTACGTGCCTCGGGTTTTAAGCAAAAAGCGGGTTCCAACTCAGACCACGTTTAAAATCCTGTAAGACGATATAGAAGGAGAAAACAAATAGATCCTCAATTAATCTAAGAACCTCTGCATCTGCAGAGTAGAGCTTGATTTAACATGTATCGGAAGCAGGGACTTAGAATAAAAGGATTACTCTATTTTTAATCAATCAGACAACATCACTTAGAGCGTATCTGAGAAACTTAAGCAAAGAAATTGGATTCAAGGTTGTCCAAACCTCTGAGATTGTCAAACAGTCAGATGAAAAAGAGCTTTGGAATTCGTAGCGACGATTAAAATAATCTTGCAGAGCCGCTTGATCTCTCCTCTGCTCAAATTGCTTTTCCAGGTTTACTAAGTCTTCCTGAGCAACAATCACCTCATCAATGACCAAAAACCATCTGTCGCCTCCCTTCAAAACAGTGGTAAGCCTTTGAAATAGGCTGATGATCAGAGCCAGTATTTTTTGCATCGTTTCAAAAACACAACTGATCCTAAGGCTTGTTCTTCAATGTCACTGGTGCTGCACAACACACGGGTCGGAAATTAAGCGTTGCTAGGGATGGCTATAGTTTGTAAGTACTCGCATGAACAAGCGAACCATACTGATCTACACAGGCATTTTCATTGCAGGTTTTCTATTTGTGTCATCAGGAATGGTCTACAACAACTTCTGAACAATAGCCAAACGTATCATCATTTGTTCTGCCCCCAATTCAGATAAACAACTGACGGTCGAATAAACATTAACATTAAGCCTGACATAGCTCACCGAGAAATCAGCAAGCAAAGCCTCAAATCATAGGAACAGAACGCTAAGATCAAGGCGATTAATATTCGACTAATGGAAATTTCAACCCTAATGCTGCAACACACACGAAAAGTGCAAAGCCCAGATTAGTAACACATTCAAGACTAATATTAAAGCTTTAAGATCACATTGACTCTGCAGAGGAATTTACTGATGAAAAACTCAGATCAGACAGATTACCCAAAAATAGTCTATGATAATTCCTGGCAAGACCTAGGTGTGATGTACGAAAACTGGAAGGCAGTACACGGAATCGATCGACAGTTCTGCATCGAAATAATCCGCAAATTTGCAAACTATCTTGATAGTGACAAATAAACGAGTGCAACAAGTCTGTGATGCTCACAGACTTTATCTTTCGCTATCTTTACATCAAAACAATACAGATTGAGTAATCGCCGAAATGCCCATAAGCAATCGCAAAGCGAAAACAGCAAGATCTTAGGCAGGTCATGAAGCCATGCTTCGAGTAAAGAAAAATAAAACCAAACCAAATTGCATAAAGTTCACCAACACACTATCGTGTTAAATAGCTAACGCTCAGCGCGTGCTCATCGACCCAAACGAATATCCGCTTAGGCAAGCGGTAGATCAATGTCAGGCACTTTTAAGTCAAAAAAAGTATTGGTATGTAGTAAAAACAGATTAACCCTGTCTTCATTATGCCTTTGCACACCAATTCTTCAATCACTGATTGGTGGAGCAACTACTGAGGATGAGGGTCTAGACTTACAATTAAAGTTTAATCCAGATATCTTAATCACAAGCGAAGATCTTGAAACTGGATATGGTATCCGCCTTGTCGAAAAAGTCAAAATACACAATCCCAAAATTAAAGCACTTATTTTTCTAGCTAGAGAAACAACTGAGGTTGTCCATGAAGCGATGGCTGCTGGTGCGGATGGAGTCATGTTCATCTCATCTGTGGGATCGGGCCACGGTGACTTCATTAATGCACTCACAACCACAAACAATGATGGTGTCTATTATCCGAAATCAGTTCGCGCAGCAGCCACAGCAATCATCAAGCAACCACCTGAGTTGATCGATCCACTATCTGAGCGTGAGCGTGAAGTTCTCCGCTGCATTATCAAAGGCATGAAAAATTCTGAGATCGCAGAATCGTTAATTTTGTCTTCAGAAACAATCAAAAGTCATGTCAGCTCGACGATCCAAAAGCTAGGAGTTAGAGACAGAACTCAAGCTGCTGTATTTGCGCTGACTCATGGTTTGGTCGAAACCGATATTTAAAGTTCAATGTTTGATGAAACTATTGCCAGTTATGGGAAATAACCAATTAAGCAAGCCGACTCGGCGATTGATTGCATCACTCTGGAACTGCGTGGCTCAAACTTTAAGGAACGACGGCATAACAAGACAAACAGGATACTCCAGCTGACTTTTGTAACTCAAGCAAGCAACCCACTCGCAGCCAAAGGGTTAAACGCCTAAAGTATTTATACTTAGCCTATCATCATGACGAGTTCCAATCTGCTGGTTTTGTTTGTGAGTTTTTCAACTGCCTGCCTTGTGCTGAGTATTTACAAAATCAACAAGACAGTTCAGTAAGGCCCCACTGACAAGGTGCTCCACATGATCAAGGGTTGTATTCCGAGCGCGATAAGCAAACTCAGAATCAATCCCACAGAAGCTTTACCAAGATCACTGCCGATCACCCTCATCAGGCTTCCATCCGTCTGATAGGTAAAAACAGTTTGTAGTTCCATCTCTCTGATCCGTAGGGCTAACTCTCGACCTGCAAGCAACCCAAGAAAGACCCAGGTTGTGCTTAAGGGAAAGCTGCTGAAAACCGCCTCATAAAGCAAACAAAAGCCAAACACAACGTCGATCACAGTGGCTGATCGCAAATCTGATGTATTGGTTTTCGATCGCAACACACTCTGAATTGGACCACCTCCAGTCAAGATGAGCATGCAGAGGCCCACACAAAGAGTCAGAATGCATAAGCACATGGAAATGAAATTAAGATGACGAGGCAGATAAACAAAAATATTTGCCATGTCCTGTAGCAGCCACATGCTCCACAAAAACCCGGTCGAAAACCACTGGATAGCAAACCAATTTATGCTAATCACTTTTAAATCCTGATTGTGCTGAGAAATCAATCGTTCCAAAAGCCATACTCCTAAACCCCAGACAGCAAGTCCAAGCAAGAACGCCATGGCATATCCGGAAATTGAACTCCCTAAAAGCCTTCCGATATTTTCAGGAACGAAAGAAGAAAGCACCAGAAATGAAGTACTCACAGGTGCGCCCCATGCGGTTAGTGCTAGAACTGCAATCGGGGGAATCAAATAGGCCCAGGTGAAAGTTTCTGGCACTGGAAATGACTGAAGACGCCCCCAATCAGGTTCGCCTTGATGAAGAAACCAACCCAAGAAAAGTACGCCAATAGTTATACTACAAACAAAAAGCATTTGAACATTTTTGGGCGTTCGCTGTCGATTTGAAGAAATATATGTCCCCAGTGTTTGCAGAGAATCGTTGTAAACAACTGAAAAAGCTGCCAGCAGGAATCCGATAACCATCCAGGCATTGATATTAATCACCAGCAGACCTATTGACTAACATGATTAGATCTTGGTAACGGTGCACTAATCGATCGAGTGATGGGAGATGGAAATTTGATGGCCTACCAAGCATTATCCATGAGCCAGCTCATGGCGCATAGCCCGCTCAGGAACACCTATTGAGCCAACCAACGAGTTATTACCGTCCCCTCATAAACATGTCCAGAGGCCTCAACAATAGCCTTGGTTCGTGGGTTCATAAAGATGTTATATAGAACATTTTCTTGCCCCTGAAACATCACGGTTGCCCTATTGGGGTTCCCGTGAGAAACACCAAGATAGAAAATCTTGACACCCATTTCTGAAAACATTGCCTGCTGTTCAGGTTCTTCCATATAGGCTCTGTATTCTTCAAAGCTCTTGCTGAGCTTGAAATCGAGAACAGTGGTTTCAATCATTGATGGTTGGAAAGCAGAACGAGTACAGAAAGGATATTCACTGAGAGCAGTGATGGAGTAGGTCAATTCAAGACCGTTGTTCTCGTAGTTTGGCTCGAGCCGGTGTGCATTGGAGCACACACTCAATGCTGATTGAGCACGACAGCTAGCCATAGGAGAGACGATGTAGGGCAAAAACGACGATGAAGAGTGGCTTGCGAACAGATCGAACCACTCGGCCTGAACAGCCCTTGGTGACATTCACAACTCAGGGCATCAAGCAGGTGCAAATCACCAACTCAACCCAATGGAAGCAGCTCTGGGCCCAGTCCCAGCATGCCTATCGCTGTAAAACAGATGCTGACAACAACTGAAAAGCCTGTAATTGGGACTAGGAGCTGCCAGCTCGCTGCGATATGAGGAGAAATTATTATCGATGCTTGACTGTTCTCGAGACATTTCTAGAACTCTTGAAAAGGCATAATTCCAATGGAAATCCACACTGCCCACGCCGAACCCATTGGTGAGTTAATTCGTGAGGGGCATCACAAGCCATTTCGTGCTTTGGCCTGCCCAATTGGCCCCAGTTGCAAACTTGCAGGTCCAAATACACAGGTTCAACAGAGCTGAGGCCGAGGGGCAAACATCGTCTCAACTCAGTCATCAGGCAATGAGTCACCAGCGAGAATCAAAAACTCTGTAGCAAATTTCAATTGAGGTCAAAACAAGTGAGCGCTTTTTGACCTTGATTTGCTTTTGATACGCCTGAGTGCAATCATTTATATTCGCAAAAACAAACTAATTTCAAAATAAGCAGATCAAACTAGAAAAGATGAGGTGGCAATACCGAGAGGGAGATTTTTGCCGAAAATCACTGAGGTCTTTCTACTAAGCGCAACAGCATGCAATTCTCCCCATCGAGCGAGTTGGCGTTGGCTGGTTAAGAAACAAAAGAAAGGGTACCTCTCGGTCCTGCTGGATTCATTGCGAACTGCCAGCTCATCTGTTCAGAGATAAAAACTGTATTGCGAAGCTTCGGATACAGGGGCAGCTGTTCCATCACGCGATGATCGAATGGCACTCGGCATCGATTGATGGCTTCTAAGTTCTTCCACGTTCACCATGAGTTTCGAGCTGGGAAAGCCCAGCAATGGTGGGAGGCAGCTCAGAAAGCAATGGCTCCTGGCGGAGGCTGGGATGATTCTGTCGCCAATAACTTGAAGGCTGGTTTCTATAACCACTGTTTCTGCCCAGTTGGTTCAGAAGGACCTGCGTTCTGCATCTGGGAAGTGCGTGAAGGCATCACTGCTCAGCAGTTCCAGGACTTCATCGATGGTCCAAACGGCGTGAACTTTGGACTTGGTGCATGGATGAATATCTGCAAGGAAATCAACGTTGAACTGGCTGGGAATCCCCCCTATCCGCGCAAGTTCTGAATAACACTGGTGAACAGGCCTAGATCACCCGAACCTTGGCCTGTTCTAAACCTCCTCTGCGCTAAGACGAGCAACCTCGTCTGGTCCCCATGCACCGAACCAAACAGCTGTTGTTGTTTTGCTGGTGCCCTGATCCCATCAGTCGTCTGCACGTCAGCGCATGACCGGCACATCATGTGCACAATTCCGGCTCAGGCGGCAGCTTGCTCGGAGATATTGCGAAGGACTTTTTCTTGAAGTTGCTGGACAGCGCAAAGTGCCTCGTGGGCAGGCCACCCATGCTTGTTCATGAGCTCCTCCACCAGATAATCGGGAGAGTTTGAGATTCGAGCGTTGAGGTCAGCCACGGCCCGGTCATCACGGGCTAAAGCATCGAGTCGGAGTGATCGAAGTTTTTGAATACTTGGCTGATTCATCCACACACTCTGCACGTCAACGGTGCCTGAGCGCCATCAAATGACAATCAAACCCACCTCAAGTGGGCATACCAGGAGCCGATGAGCTGTGTTCTGGGAGAGCGATGCAACCCTTCAACTCCCCATGAGTCAATTGAGAATTGAAAGTGGCTCATGTCTGATCATCACGCAAGAACCCAACCAAGGCAGTGCTTTGCGATGACGGATACCGAACCGGTCGACGTTTTGTCACGCTGATGTCACGTCTTTGTCACGCAAAGCTAGAAGTGACTCATGCCTAAAACAAACAACGGCGCACCCTGGGAAGCCAATTTTCGATTGATTATCAGAACAGCTCCCGGATTACAAGGCTTCACGGTGAGCAATGCGGGAACCAAGATCCAAGTGCGCTTCAGGCCCGCTGGTGGCAAAGGCCAAGCAGCGCGCCTTCCGATGCTCTGGGAGCAAGGGAATGTCAATCAGGCCACCCTGCTGATCAACCACGCAGCGAAAGCCCTGCTGGAGGGAAAGACCGACTCCCTTGCCACGGCGATCGCAATGAGCCAGAGCAACAGAACCATGCAGCACGGATTGGATTGGCAGGCCGTGGCCGATGGGCTCCGGGAGGCCTTGATGAATCACCGCAACGCGATCCGCGCCACGACCTGGCGTAACAACTACCAGGCCTATGTGGAAGAGGCCCTACGCCTGATCGCAGCCGGGATGGCCTCAGATGGCCACAGCCTGCTGAAGAGCACTCTGGCCAAGTGGGCAGGCATGGACCCCTCCAGCGCCGCCTGCGGCAAGGCGCTGCGCAACCTGACTGATCACGCCATTGCCAGATTCGGTGCAGACAAGTCCTGGCAGATCACCTCTGAACACATCCAGGAACTGCGAGGCAAGCCACCGAAGAAACGCCGGAAGGCCACTCTCAGCGACAGCGAGCTGATCCTCCTAATCGACGGGATCGCCAGCAGGAATCCAGGGTGGGCAAACGTGCTGCGGATCATGACCCTGTTCGGCCTACGTCCAATCGAACTCCAACATCTGACCCCCAACACACGAGAAGACGGAAGCCTGGGTGTCTGGTGCAGTCATGAGAAGAGCTGCGGCGGAAAGCAAACCCAGCAGCGCCAGCTTGAGCCCTGCTGGCTTCAGGACACCGATGGCTCAGCGATCCATTGGAACGTCATCGAACTGTTCCATACCGGCCTGCTGGAGCTCCCTTTGGGAATCGACGGTGAACCCCGGAAGCTCGACGGTCACCACTGCGAAGTATTCCTGAAACGCCAGCCTGAATGGAAGCAACTACAGCAAGATTGCGAAAAGCGCGGAGAGTGGCTGAGGACCTATTCCTTCCGGGACACATTCAGCCTGCGGTGCCACCGACAAAAAATCGAGCTGGGTGCTATCTGCGCCGCGATGGGGCACAACATCGAAGCCCATAGCCGGGCCTATCGCTGGGAGCCAAAGCAAACAACTGCGTCCGCATTCTCATCAGCACATTTCTGATGACTGGAGCTTGGTAGAGCTGTAAGGAATGAAGTGATTGCAATTAAGAAATCATTCATTGATTAGAAGCACCAGCAGCTCATGACCCCCATACATGAATTGACGAGTGGATTAGATGAAAAAAAATTCTCGGCATCCCGAAGACATCACGCACTACCTAATTCGTGCTGCAGCGGTTTTTTTCATCGTGTCTATAGCTGGAGCGACCTATTGGGTCGTTCGCGATCCGGGAAACAACATCTCGATCCCTACCGTCGAACCCATGACTCGCCAAGCAATGCCGGCACATTGAACCCCACTCATTCAGCTGAATTGCAAGACGGAGGCCATCCCTTCCAGAGCACTGTGCAGTCCTCTAAAAGGGAAATGGAAATTCTGTAAAGGATTCGATGGCGTTGCAAGCAAGATTCAGCAATAACTCACTTCAGTTGTAATTCTGGACGCACCCAGGAACCATCGAAATAGGATGTTTTGGGATTATAAATACGGAGGGTTGCATTCCACCCTGGATAAATGCTCAGGTAATTATCCTGACTGACATCACCACCAAAATTCAGCACGACCTCGCCTTGAGCATTCGTTTTCGCAAAAGCGCTATTGATGTTGTAATTTTCGCCTACTGGAAAGCCGTCCTTGTCGTAAACAGTTAAAGACCAAAACGCATTACTTCCATTAGGCACATCTTTAAGAGTGAGAGTTTGCTCTTTCTCCGAAGACGGCGTATAGAAAAGATAGACTGCACCTTCTTTCGGGAGACCACCAATACCTACTGCAACACCCATATTGTTTTGCTCTGGAGAAATATCGCTCTTTCGACCATACAAATCCTCAGACTTCACACCCTGCTGATCGCGCTGTTCATTGTAAGCAGCACGCAGTGCAAGCATTTCATCTTGATTCCAGCGATTAGGCTGAACAAATTCGCCAGGACTAGCCTGTGCAACTTTTAACCCCTTCTGCAACTCGCGAGCTTTGACGAGGTCATCTGGATCACTCATATTGACACCGGTGCGGTACGCCACCAAGGCATATCGGCTGCCAACGTTGTCCTTCGTCAACTCATATTCACCAGGAGTCTTGTAAACAGATGTATAACCCTGATCATCCACAACCATGGCGCTTTGATAGCGACCACCTGTTTGCGGAAGCGTGATCATCGCTGGATCGTTGAGATCCAGAATCAAGAATGAATACAGCGTGTCGAAATTAATGCGAATGACGGTTCGATCCTTGGGGTCAGCCGCTCTGCTGTCATTCCAAAGCACACCCATACCACCAGTGCAGGTTTCTTTGGCAATCTTGGCGATGTACTTGGCGAACACTGTCTGTGTTTCAGCAGCTGCGAAGGTTGCTTTGTTCACGGGAGCAACAGCATCGCTCTGAACAACAACAGCAGGCTCAGGGCAAGAATTCGCCCCGGCCATGGATTGCGACTTTGCTGAAGAATCCGAAACAACAGAAAGCAACCCAACGCTCAGTGCTGACACAAGCCCTGCACAACGCGCAGAAAAGCCGCCAAAGTTTTGAGCCATGAACCTATAAATTCCTAATGACTGCCTAGCCAGATCCCAGCCTGATGCGACGTGAATGGCTCAATGAATCCACTTCATTCGCCCTTTCAGGGGCTTTGGATTTTTGCGATCAATCCTGAACCCGAGGGCACTGGATGACTGCCCTTGTCGCCAGCGAACCTAGGGGGTAGAGGTGATCCGATCGCAATGGATTAGGAGTCGTGAAAGCCCACCGACAGCCCAAAAGTGTCAGTGGATTCCAGATAAGGCTGTAACAGGGAGGTGGGCTTGCTTCATTATTTCTTCCATGAACGTTCGGGGAGCATTGGCACAGCTGCGATTTGATTGCCCCTAGTTTCAGCATCCGACGTTCTCCGCAGCTGATGTCTCCCATCGACCTATCCAGTCTCAAGTGGGGAGAAGACGGAGAGTTATCCCACAATGACAACCTCACTCTGGTGGAGAGGCTGATGAGGGTTGAGGAGGAATCCAAACGATCTGACCTCAATTCCAGTCCAATCCCGCAACGGGAATCCGCTGAGTAGGTATCCGCACCACGACAGGCCAAGGCAAATTTCTAGAACATCAGGAATCAATCATTTCCTGATGGCGATTCATACTGCTCACGCAGAACCAATTGGCGAATTCATCCATGAAGGTCGTCACAAACCCTTTCGCGCATTGGCTTGCCCAATAGGACCTAGCCACCGACTGGCAATCTGGAAAGAGCCAAACAAAAGAGCTGATGAGGGCTGAAATCCAGTCCCACAATCATCAAAGGCCTGTTGGAGTCAGCTTCCACAGCGCCCCCTCGGGAATCTCCGGACGAGATGTCATGTCTCGGGGCTGCTCAAATGCAACACGCCATTCCGCGACCCGTGAGGGGGGATGGTCAGGATGTTCAATCCGGATACCGCCAAGAGTTGACGGAGCGCCGAACCAACCACCTCTCCAATGGGGGATCCCATGTTGACCTCCACTGAAGAACACCCAACATCTCGCTAACGATTGGTTGGCTGAAGACGTGGCTGCCATCAGTTTGCCTCCGCAAGAATCTTCCAGGAAATATCCTCCATCAACACGGACGGCTGACCGGCAATGGCAGCTGCTAAATCAGCTGGTTCAGACAGGTCAACCAAAATTTCTCCATTCCTACAAAGAAATTGAAGATCCGATTGATCCATATGAATCACCCGATATGCAGCAAATTTTTCTCCTGATAAAAGCTTGGCTTTTGCTCTTGCCTCTAAAAGGCTGACGTCATCGGCAATACTCACCCAACCCTTTTCTGAAAGCCGTTGAATACAAAACATTTGCTGCATCAATGCGATGAATGAACTCTCGACCGCTCAATCCCTTTTTGGTTGCAACTAACAGGTGAGCTTCGGGATCATTGCCTCCGCATGGCTTCAACCTTCACGACGGGTCGATCGGCGACGGCTTCCACAAAGCACCTTGAAGCACCTTTCGACCGACGATCAAAATCGCGGGCCGGTGGACGACTCGGCTGCCACCTCAGGCCCTTAGAAGCACAATTCGCAATTCAGCTCTGAATCATCAGATCAGAAGCCATGACAGGCTTCTCTTGCCTTCCAAGCCATACGGTGTTGTTCGGCAGTACAAACGACACCTGACAATGCAACCGCAGCGACTCACAATTCATAGGTGAATC
Above is a window of Synechococcus sp. BIOS-U3-1 DNA encoding:
- a CDS encoding Nif11-like leader peptide family natural product precursor, coding for MGRFKQCQQSEQDLCSFLSRLKEDQSLQQKVSTANNEDHVIAIALAEGFVLDKEKFWLYESKDFKRYVERRGFYSKH
- a CDS encoding site-specific integrase, with amino-acid sequence MPKTNNGAPWEANFRLIIRTAPGLQGFTVSNAGTKIQVRFRPAGGKGQAARLPMLWEQGNVNQATLLINHAAKALLEGKTDSLATAIAMSQSNRTMQHGLDWQAVADGLREALMNHRNAIRATTWRNNYQAYVEEALRLIAAGMASDGHSLLKSTLAKWAGMDPSSAACGKALRNLTDHAIARFGADKSWQITSEHIQELRGKPPKKRRKATLSDSELILLIDGIASRNPGWANVLRIMTLFGLRPIELQHLTPNTREDGSLGVWCSHEKSCGGKQTQQRQLEPCWLQDTDGSAIHWNVIELFHTGLLELPLGIDGEPRKLDGHHCEVFLKRQPEWKQLQQDCEKRGEWLRTYSFRDTFSLRCHRQKIELGAICAAMGHNIEAHSRAYRWEPKQTTASAFSSAHF
- a CDS encoding DUF3764 family protein; the encoded protein is MIETTVLDFKLSKSFEEYRAYMEEPEQQAMFSEMGVKIFYLGVSHGNPNRATVMFQGQENVLYNIFMNPRTKAIVEASGHVYEGTVITRWLAQ
- a CDS encoding DUF1254 domain-containing protein; translated protein: MAQNFGGFSARCAGLVSALSVGLLSVVSDSSAKSQSMAGANSCPEPAVVVQSDAVAPVNKATFAAAETQTVFAKYIAKIAKETCTGGMGVLWNDSRAADPKDRTVIRINFDTLYSFLILDLNDPAMITLPQTGGRYQSAMVVDDQGYTSVYKTPGEYELTKDNVGSRYALVAYRTGVNMSDPDDLVKARELQKGLKVAQASPGEFVQPNRWNQDEMLALRAAYNEQRDQQGVKSEDLYGRKSDISPEQNNMGVAVGIGGLPKEGAVYLFYTPSSEKEQTLTLKDVPNGSNAFWSLTVYDKDGFPVGENYNINSAFAKTNAQGEVVLNFGGDVSQDNYLSIYPGWNATLRIYNPKTSYFDGSWVRPELQLK
- a CDS encoding response regulator transcription factor; this encodes MSGTFKSKKVLVCSKNRLTLSSLCLCTPILQSLIGGATTEDEGLDLQLKFNPDILITSEDLETGYGIRLVEKVKIHNPKIKALIFLARETTEVVHEAMAAGADGVMFISSVGSGHGDFINALTTTNNDGVYYPKSVRAAATAIIKQPPELIDPLSEREREVLRCIIKGMKNSEIAESLILSSETIKSHVSSTIQKLGVRDRTQAAVFALTHGLVETDI